The Lactuca sativa cultivar Salinas chromosome 2, Lsat_Salinas_v11, whole genome shotgun sequence genome includes a window with the following:
- the LOC111888933 gene encoding transcription termination factor MTEF18, mitochondrial produces MLLRRTIPSAMSYATSRHHSSAAKNLKSLSKIPYKYRAKATQQAQEALTDYLHAVRTIPYTFAENISKYSAVSLSNVMSKVKFSTSDFSKSLQRFLRYHPVNEFELFFESIGIDVNDLDGILPARKFFLSEDLNAFNAACTLYSFGIPWNKLGMLYKEQKAIFDKDPCELKEIWKRFLDYGFTSSSLIGILLVFPHLLKGGTEIDSLFHHLKRVIIDFDLINDVEGNVDEWIDICRKIQLFFHFDSSKPDLFEMIGRSKHILVEYSEEILAEKIEYFSRFNVTNNEILSLLLSQSEIFGYNLKIPVFCVSGLLTHFGMDEEHLNSIIKKYPYVFGRNKLSNLPEVMRSLNLNQWFFNKIKDGGHHILTSYSIPIPIPNSNQDFDKDFLESLTKIQSSRVPNHTLSKLEFLHAIGYGENGLTIKVLKHVHGTSSQLTERFNCLIHNGIEFSNLVKIISLSPKILNQQAEILEKKVRFFREEIGSSLDYLDVFPAYLCFDLENRIKPRYRFHMWLMETGLCERNYSLASIIATSELSFIARVYRIHPAAPKKYLEIFMNQHCDSFQDT; encoded by the coding sequence ATGCTTCTCCGGCGTACAATCCCGTCGGCCATGTCGTACGCCACCAGCCGGCACCATTCCTCCGCCGCTAAAaacctcaaatctctctcaaaaataCCCTATAAATACAGAGCCAAAGCCACCCAACAAGCTCAAGAAGCCCTAACAGACTACCTTCACGCCGTCAGAACTATACCTTACACATTCGCGGAAAACATCAGCAAATACTCCGCCGTCTCTCTATCTAACGTCATGTCTAAAGTGAAATTTTCGACATCCGACTTCTCCAAATCCTTACAGAGGTTCTTAAGATACCACCCAGTTAACGAATTTGAATTATTCTTCGAAAGCATTGGCATTGATGTTAACGATCTCGATGGGATTTTACCTGCACGTAAGTTCTTTCTATCAGAAGATTTAAATGCGTTTAATGCTGCTTGTACCCTTTACAGTTTTGGGATTCCATGGAATAAATTAGGAATGTTGTATAAAGAACAGAAAGCAATTTTCGATAAGGACCCATGTGAATTGAAGGAAATCTGGAAAAGGTTTTTGGATTATGGTTTCACTAGTTCATCTCTAATTGGGATTTTATTGGTTTTTCCTCATTTGTTAAAAGGAGGCACTGAAATTGATTCATTATTTCATCATTTGAAAAGGGTTATCATAGATTTTGATTTGATTAACGATGTGGAAGGCAATGTGGATGAATGGATTGATATCTGTAGAAAGATTCAATTATTTTTCCATTTCGATTCCAGCAAACCTGACCTTTTTGAGATGATTGGTAGAAGCAAACACATTTTGGTGGAATATTCAGAAGAAATTTTAGCCGAAAAAATCGAATACTTTTCTAGATTTAATGTAACAAACAACGAGATCCTGTCATTGCTTCTTTCACAATCAGAAATCTTTGGATATAACTTAAAGATTCCTGTATTTTGTGTATCGGGACTTCTAACGCACTTTGGGATGGATGAAGAACATTTGAATTCTATCATCAAGAAATACCCTTATGTTTTTGGTAGAAACAAGCTATCTAATCTACCCGAAGTAATGAGATCTTTGAATCTTAATCAATGGTTCTTCAATAAGATAAAAGACGGGGGTCATCATATACTAACTAGTTATTCCATTCCCATTCCCATTCCCAATTCCAATCAAGATTTTGATAAAGATTTTCTTGAAAGTTTAACTAAAATTCAATCTTCTAGGGTGCCTAATCACACATTAAGTAAGCTCGAATTCTTACACGCTATTGGCTATGGCGAAAACGGTTTAACCATCAAAGTGTTAAAACATGTTCATGGGACAAGTAGTCAATTAACCGAGCGTTTTAATTGCTTAATTCACAATGGAATTGAATTTTCAAACCTTGTTAAGATCATTAGCTTATCCCCAAAAATATTAAATCAGCAAGCGGAAATTCTCGAGAAGAAAGTAAGGTTTTTTCGTGAAGAGATTGGCTCATCTTTAGATTATCTTGATGTTTTCCCGGCTTATTTGTGCTTTGATTTAGAGAACCGAATAAAACCCCGATATAGATTTCATATGTGGCTTATGGAAACTGGTTTGTGTGAAAGAAACTATTCACTTGCTAGCATTATTGCCACTAGTGAGTTGAGCTTTATTGCTCGTGTGTATAGAATTCACCCTGCAGCTCCAAAGAAGTATCTTGAAATCTTTATGAACCAACATTGTGATAGTTTTCAAGATACTTGA